From a single candidate division KSB1 bacterium genomic region:
- a CDS encoding ferritin family protein, with the protein MPPQGSEVAKSLQTALAIEDQGLETYLKFARQTKDLTGKNMFIRLAMDEHEHRRIIERQLRHALEGQPLVPVQIPTSEVERIVPTIREKQLKTRGEAGLAEVDALNTALDLERKAAAFFRQQAEGAGNAEARAVFLRLAEWEDSHYDLIQAELDHINRTGFWLGIPEFQMDGKY; encoded by the coding sequence ATGCCACCACAGGGGAGCGAGGTTGCAAAAAGTCTGCAGACCGCACTGGCCATTGAAGACCAGGGGCTGGAGACGTATCTGAAATTCGCCAGACAGACGAAGGATTTGACCGGCAAGAACATGTTCATTAGGCTCGCCATGGATGAGCATGAGCACCGTCGGATCATCGAGCGTCAGCTGAGGCATGCGCTCGAGGGACAACCCCTTGTGCCGGTTCAAATCCCCACGTCGGAGGTGGAGCGGATCGTGCCCACAATCAGGGAGAAGCAGCTCAAGACCAGAGGGGAGGCCGGTCTGGCGGAAGTGGATGCATTGAACACGGCGCTGGACTTGGAAAGAAAGGCGGCCGCCTTTTTCCGCCAGCAGGCGGAGGGTGCCGGGAACGCCGAGGCGCGGGCTGTGTTTCTCCGACTTGCCGAGTGGGAAGACAGCCACTACGATCTTATTCAGGCAGAGCTGGACCACATCAATCGCACGGGCTTCTGGCTGGGAATCCCGGAGTTTCAGATGGACGGCAAGTACTAG